One part of the Brachyspira sp. SAP_772 genome encodes these proteins:
- a CDS encoding MATE family Na+-driven efflux transporter: protein MNLLRKINFKLFIVLIIQALIPSIYSTFRIYLLDSYPDASGINIASQQMWLGIIYEVFEEAIIAPLFFFLGNIKDDDINNHKEIFINKLRSSIIIITFIYIIMALIINVFAGNLVTAMKQQEDLYAQTTTYIKLESFANIAIVLFHLVIVAHTSLENYKSIFAITTIKMFLTIILDILFVSQYSISLNLGVNGIAYNNIISNLISVIIAIFLLNKCGYNIFSKTKLTFLWNKKITSLNVVSGLESFYRNLIYSIVLVRMINIVGEQGNYWIANSFYWAWLLIPINQIGTLIKTDLSKKHNRSLKPYVLLTTIFVLIWIALIPTYKYFMKYIMNAQNLESVMNLIIILFPFYICYAYYTIISSLLYAIGQIKYMLLQSFLVNTFFNIPYFILYLKGAYEITLLNITLRFGLAILISTIIIYIIYFAVIMKKLKNNEI, encoded by the coding sequence ATGAATTTACTTAGAAAAATTAATTTTAAATTGTTTATAGTTCTAATCATACAAGCTTTAATACCTTCTATTTATTCAACTTTTAGAATATATTTATTAGACAGCTACCCTGATGCAAGCGGTATAAATATAGCATCACAGCAAATGTGGCTTGGAATTATATACGAAGTCTTTGAAGAAGCAATAATAGCTCCTTTATTCTTCTTTCTCGGGAATATAAAAGATGATGATATTAATAATCATAAAGAAATTTTTATAAATAAATTAAGAAGCTCTATTATAATAATAACTTTTATATATATTATAATGGCTTTAATTATAAATGTATTCGCTGGAAACCTTGTTACAGCAATGAAACAGCAGGAAGATCTATATGCTCAAACAACAACATATATAAAATTAGAATCTTTTGCTAATATTGCTATAGTGTTATTTCATTTAGTAATTGTAGCACATACTTCTTTAGAAAATTATAAATCAATATTTGCAATTACAACAATAAAAATGTTTCTAACAATTATACTTGATATATTATTTGTCTCTCAATATAGCATATCATTAAACTTAGGCGTTAATGGTATAGCATATAATAATATAATATCTAATTTAATATCAGTTATAATTGCTATATTTTTATTGAATAAATGCGGATACAATATTTTCTCTAAAACAAAATTAACTTTTCTATGGAATAAAAAAATTACTTCTCTAAATGTAGTATCTGGACTTGAATCTTTTTATAGAAACTTAATTTATAGTATAGTGCTTGTGAGAATGATAAACATTGTAGGAGAACAGGGAAATTATTGGATTGCTAATTCTTTTTACTGGGCTTGGCTATTAATACCAATAAATCAAATAGGTACTCTCATAAAAACTGATTTATCAAAAAAGCATAATAGAAGCTTAAAACCTTATGTATTATTAACAACTATATTTGTTTTGATATGGATAGCTTTAATACCAACATACAAATATTTTATGAAATATATAATGAATGCTCAAAATCTTGAATCGGTTATGAACTTGATTATAATACTTTTCCCTTTTTATATATGTTATGCATACTACACTATAATTTCAAGTTTATTATATGCAATAGGTCAAATAAAATATATGCTGTTGCAGTCTTTCTTAGTTAATACTTTCTTTAACATTCCATATTTTATTTTATATTTAAAAGGTGCATATGAAATAACCTTATTAAATATAACATTGAGATTTGGTTTGGCTATACTAATATCAACTATAATAATATATATAATTTATTTTGCTGTAATA
- the fusA gene encoding elongation factor G: MGKIYNPESIRNVALLGHVGSGKTSLNESLLFRAKCIDKKGEVARGTTVSDYTDEEIKQKMSIRTSISFIEWKDHKINLLDIPGSGDFSGDINPALRVAESCIVVIDAEFGIQIETEKHWQMANNFKRPRIVFINKIDKEMVDHKALLEKIENNFKEPPVVPIQIPMGNGKDFKGIIDVIYHKAFFRDEQGKIIEAEIPEEYYDEYRATRDRLKELVCEVDDSLTEKFLDGGKFTDEEYIEALTKSILQYKVVPILFGTSIRDIGMGAVLDTIIRYMPSPSYIPVTDGTDLLTNEPATRSILGENNPFAAFVFKTTIDQYAGRISFFKVRSGSIKSGDEIYNSRTGKKEKVSHIYIARGKKQIEADTITAGDIGVLAKLSDCRTGDSISVPSAPFQFSPIKIPQPIYFTAIKILKNDVKALEVLDTISQEDLTFHVEFDSETKETIIKAMGDLQVKLALDRVIALTKAEIEQSVPRVAYRETIRKQSQAQYRHKKQSGGSGQFGEVHLEVSPLPRDGGYEFVNDIFGGAIPKQYIPGVEKGIQDALSQGPLGRYPMVDVKVRVYDGKYHDVDSNELSFRIAASMAAKEAFKNASPVLLEPVMKVTVYVPEEFTGSIMNELTGKRGKILGMEAASNTVQMIKAEVPLSEMLTYSIEMKASTSGRGTFEMEHSHYQELTGPLADKVIEERKALLGGAE; the protein is encoded by the coding sequence ATGGGAAAAATTTATAACCCAGAAAGTATTCGTAATGTAGCCCTATTAGGGCATGTTGGAAGTGGTAAAACTTCTTTAAATGAATCACTTCTTTTTAGAGCCAAGTGTATTGACAAGAAAGGAGAAGTGGCAAGAGGTACTACAGTAAGTGATTATACAGATGAAGAAATCAAGCAGAAAATGTCTATTCGTACTTCTATAAGCTTTATAGAGTGGAAAGACCATAAGATTAATTTGCTGGATATTCCGGGTTCGGGCGATTTTAGCGGCGATATTAACCCAGCTTTGAGAGTGGCAGAATCATGTATTGTTGTAATAGATGCTGAGTTTGGAATACAAATAGAAACAGAAAAACATTGGCAAATGGCTAATAATTTTAAAAGGCCTAGAATTGTCTTTATTAATAAAATTGATAAAGAGATGGTTGACCATAAGGCTTTATTAGAGAAGATAGAAAACAACTTTAAAGAGCCTCCTGTAGTGCCTATACAAATACCTATGGGTAATGGTAAAGATTTCAAGGGTATTATAGATGTTATTTATCATAAGGCTTTCTTTAGAGATGAACAGGGTAAGATAATAGAGGCAGAGATACCAGAAGAGTATTATGATGAATATAGGGCTACAAGAGATAGACTAAAAGAGCTTGTATGTGAAGTTGATGACAGCTTAACTGAAAAGTTCTTAGATGGCGGTAAGTTTACCGATGAAGAATATATAGAAGCTTTAACAAAATCTATTCTTCAATACAAGGTAGTACCTATTCTTTTCGGTACATCCATTAGAGATATAGGAATGGGTGCTGTACTTGATACAATAATAAGATATATGCCTTCACCTTCTTATATACCTGTTACAGACGGTACTGATCTTTTAACTAATGAGCCTGCTACAAGGTCTATATTAGGTGAAAACAATCCATTTGCAGCTTTTGTATTTAAAACTACAATAGACCAATATGCAGGACGTATTTCTTTCTTTAAGGTTCGTTCTGGAAGCATAAAAAGCGGCGATGAAATATATAATTCTAGAACAGGCAAAAAAGAAAAAGTTTCACACATATATATAGCAAGAGGAAAAAAACAAATAGAGGCAGATACTATTACTGCAGGAGATATTGGAGTATTAGCAAAACTTTCTGATTGTAGAACTGGAGATAGTATAAGCGTACCATCTGCACCATTTCAGTTTAGTCCAATTAAAATCCCTCAGCCAATATATTTTACAGCAATTAAAATACTTAAAAACGATGTAAAAGCATTGGAAGTATTAGATACTATTAGCCAAGAAGACTTAACATTCCACGTAGAGTTTGATAGCGAAACAAAAGAAACTATCATAAAAGCTATGGGAGATTTACAAGTAAAATTGGCATTAGATAGAGTTATTGCCCTCACAAAGGCAGAGATAGAGCAAAGTGTTCCAAGAGTTGCATATAGAGAAACAATAAGAAAACAATCCCAAGCACAATACAGACATAAAAAACAATCAGGCGGAAGCGGACAATTTGGAGAGGTTCATTTAGAAGTTTCACCGCTTCCACGTGACGGCGGTTATGAATTTGTAAATGATATATTTGGAGGTGCTATACCTAAGCAATATATACCCGGTGTAGAAAAGGGTATACAAGATGCTTTATCACAAGGGCCATTAGGAAGATACCCTATGGTAGATGTTAAGGTTAGAGTTTATGATGGTAAATACCATGATGTGGATTCTAATGAATTATCATTTAGAATAGCTGCATCTATGGCTGCGAAGGAGGCTTTTAAAAATGCTTCACCTGTATTGCTTGAACCTGTTATGAAGGTTACAGTTTATGTGCCTGAAGAGTTTACTGGTTCTATAATGAATGAGCTTACAGGTAAAAGAGGCAAAATTTTAGGAATGGAGGCTGCGTCAAACACTGTACAAATGATTAAGGCAGAAGTTCCGCTTTCAGAGATGCTTACTTATTCTATAGAAATGAAGGCTTCTACTTCTGGAAGAGGTACTTTTGAGATGGAACATTCTCATTATCAAGAGCTTACTGGTCCTTTGGCTGATAAGGTTATTGAAGAGCGTAAGGCTTTACTTGGTGGTGCTGAATAA
- a CDS encoding PTS sugar transporter subunit IIA: MLKIIDKIKKEHVFEDLESKDKDSLFRALSEKIASVSSLSTDSIFDALKKREDEYTTNIGNGVAVPHGRIQGYGKTDIFVGFLKNEINYDSDSDEKSPVKLVFAILSDLENPQDYLLNLSQIFFLVNQKEILDKIIATKNFEELETVLESFKKLDEKFEAEKQIKFLIELERAEIQIKAYELYSSTHSQQKSDLVLEEYKKYKDTILSKIDVAVLENYKRIKENKGEALAKIENYKCSACNVAIPKMTVNEVRRQNQIIMCFHCGRILFTTD, from the coding sequence ATGCTCAAGATTATTGACAAAATAAAAAAAGAACATGTATTTGAAGACTTAGAATCAAAAGATAAGGATTCTCTTTTCAGAGCTTTAAGTGAAAAAATAGCTTCTGTTTCTTCACTTTCTACTGATTCTATATTTGATGCTTTGAAAAAGAGAGAAGATGAGTACACAACTAATATTGGTAATGGCGTTGCAGTTCCTCATGGTAGAATTCAGGGTTATGGTAAAACTGACATATTTGTAGGTTTCCTAAAAAATGAGATAAACTATGACTCAGATTCTGATGAAAAGAGTCCTGTTAAACTCGTATTTGCTATACTTTCTGATCTTGAAAACCCTCAAGATTATCTTTTAAATCTTTCTCAGATATTCTTTTTAGTTAACCAAAAAGAAATATTAGACAAAATAATAGCTACTAAGAATTTTGAAGAGTTAGAAACTGTATTAGAATCTTTCAAAAAATTAGATGAAAAATTCGAAGCAGAAAAACAAATTAAATTCCTTATAGAACTTGAAAGAGCTGAAATACAAATTAAAGCTTATGAGCTCTATAGTTCTACTCACTCTCAGCAAAAATCAGATTTAGTTTTAGAAGAGTACAAAAAATATAAAGACACTATTTTAAGCAAAATTGATGTTGCTGTATTAGAAAACTATAAGAGAATTAAAGAAAATAAAGGTGAAGCTCTTGCTAAAATTGAAAATTATAAATGCAGTGCTTGTAATGTAGCTATACCTAAAATGACTGTTAATGAAGTTAGAAGACAGAATCAGATTATTATGTGCTTCCACTGCGGAAGAATATTATTCACTACTGACTAA
- a CDS encoding CbrC family protein: MSNEIPKFKYVDDNIVQNFFEKKDNKVLCKCCEKETDLVYYTIPYCEDNIKPLCPECIANGKAAKKFDCDFIDIPFDSDNIIENIDEKIEELTKRTPQYSAWQEPYYPNHCDDFCKFISYVGYKELKEKNLLDKIIISSDNDEDSVREYIEDLEIGGRFQGYLFECLKCGQLILHTDCD; this comes from the coding sequence ATGTCTAACGAGATACCTAAATTTAAATATGTCGATGATAATATTGTTCAAAATTTTTTTGAAAAAAAAGATAATAAAGTATTATGCAAATGCTGCGAAAAGGAAACAGATTTGGTTTATTATACTATTCCATATTGTGAAGACAATATAAAACCGTTATGCCCTGAATGTATAGCAAATGGAAAAGCAGCTAAAAAATTTGATTGTGACTTTATTGATATACCTTTTGACAGTGATAATATTATAGAAAACATAGATGAAAAAATTGAGGAACTCACAAAAAGAACTCCTCAATATTCAGCTTGGCAAGAGCCATATTATCCAAATCATTGTGATGATTTTTGTAAATTTATTTCTTATGTAGGCTATAAAGAATTAAAAGAAAAAAATTTATTAGATAAAATAATTATATCCTCTGATAATGATGAAGATTCTGTAAGAGAATATATTGAAGATTTAGAAATAGGAGGAAGGTTTCAAGGATATTTGTTTGAATGCTTGAAATGCGGGCAATTAATTTTGCATACCGACTGCGATTAA
- a CDS encoding CbrC family protein: MPNDMPKFKYVDDNIVKKFFIKKRKKVLCKCCKKETNLVYCSIPYCEDDIEPLCPECIANGKAAEKFDCDFIDEPFDSDNIIENRDEKIEELTKRTPQYSAWQKPYYPNHCDDFCKFISYIGYKELKERNLLDKIIISSYNDEDFVRKNIEDLEAEGNFQGYLFGCLKCGQLILHTDFD, translated from the coding sequence ATGCCTAACGACATGCCTAAATTTAAATATGTTGATGATAATATTGTTAAAAAATTTTTTATAAAGAAAAGGAAAAAAGTATTATGCAAATGCTGTAAAAAGGAAACAAATTTAGTTTATTGTAGTATTCCATATTGCGAAGATGATATAGAACCACTATGCCCTGAATGCATAGCAAATGGAAAAGCAGCTGAAAAATTTGATTGTGATTTTATTGACGAACCTTTTGACAGTGATAATATTATAGAAAATAGAGATGAAAAAATAGAGGAACTCACAAAAAGAACTCCTCAATATTCAGCTTGGCAAAAGCCATATTATCCAAATCATTGCGATGATTTTTGTAAATTTATTTCTTATATTGGATATAAAGAATTAAAAGAAAGAAATTTATTAGATAAAATAATCATATCCTCTTATAATGATGAAGATTTTGTAAGAAAAAATATTGAAGATTTAGAGGCGGAAGGAAATTTCCAAGGATATTTATTTGGATGCTTAAAATGCGGGCAATTAATTTTGCATACTGACTTTGATTAA
- a CDS encoding deoxyguanosinetriphosphate triphosphohydrolase, which translates to MRTIRLDIETREKSFLSPAASFSSNSKGCQHPREEDDIRTLYMQDRDRIIHSEYFRRLKDKAQVIMLSVGDFRTRLTHTLEVMQIARSIARALRLNEDLTEAIALGHDLGHSPFGHAGEKAISKYFKGFHHSVQSLRVVEHLEKGKGLNLTFEVRDGILKHTKGKTGKLLTDSSGPSTNEGMIVRIADTIAYANHDVDDAIRYGLLNYHDIPKDIINVLGKSYGERADTMIMGVINASMEKMEIDIDKEVLKAINDLRAFMFKKVYESKEILEDVERVNRIISTIFEYLLKHLEIVEEDKLFKKADIPYNSDEELVKDYVAHLTDSEAIKLHKDITYGKFNYI; encoded by the coding sequence TTGAGAACAATAAGATTAGATATAGAAACAAGAGAAAAAAGTTTTTTGTCTCCTGCAGCATCATTTTCTTCAAATAGCAAAGGATGCCAACACCCAAGAGAAGAAGATGATATAAGAACTCTTTATATGCAAGACAGAGACAGGATCATACATAGCGAATATTTTAGAAGATTAAAAGACAAAGCACAAGTAATAATGCTTTCTGTGGGAGATTTTAGAACAAGACTCACACATACATTAGAAGTAATGCAAATAGCAAGAAGCATAGCGAGAGCATTAAGGCTTAATGAAGATTTAACAGAGGCTATAGCATTAGGGCATGATTTGGGGCATTCACCATTTGGACATGCAGGAGAGAAAGCTATATCAAAATATTTCAAAGGCTTTCACCATTCTGTGCAATCTTTAAGAGTGGTAGAACATTTAGAAAAAGGCAAAGGGCTTAACCTCACATTTGAAGTGAGAGATGGAATATTAAAACACACTAAAGGGAAAACAGGAAAACTACTTACAGACTCATCAGGACCTTCTACTAATGAGGGTATGATTGTGAGAATTGCTGACACTATAGCCTATGCTAATCATGATGTCGATGATGCTATAAGATACGGTCTTTTAAATTATCATGATATACCAAAAGATATAATAAATGTTCTTGGAAAAAGTTACGGCGAAAGAGCTGATACTATGATAATGGGTGTTATTAATGCTAGTATGGAGAAAATGGAGATAGATATAGATAAAGAAGTATTAAAAGCTATTAATGATTTAAGGGCTTTTATGTTTAAAAAGGTTTATGAGAGCAAAGAAATATTGGAAGATGTTGAGAGAGTAAACAGAATAATATCTACTATATTTGAATATTTATTAAAACATTTAGAGATTGTGGAAGAAGATAAATTATTTAAAAAGGCAGATATTCCTTATAACAGTGATGAAGAATTAGTAAAAGACTATGTAGCACATCTCACAGATTCTGAGGCTATTAAACTTCACAAAGATATTACTTATGGGAAATTTAATTATATATAA
- a CDS encoding 3-deoxy-D-manno-octulosonic acid transferase — protein sequence MQLFLLYIYFIFGYIAYPFIFIAFSIMMFFNKPIRKGALSRLGFIYPKENKKNAVWIHAVSVGEIVAVREMVFTLIERGYTVYLSTTTVGGYDIAKKNYGDKVELFYLTLDYPHMINKLINLISPEYVMIAEIEIWPTMIYMLHKRLIPIFLINGRIGKKELKGYKNFQFFFKPYFNMYAKILAQSNIDMQNMITIGMPKKLISVTGNLKYDINYSVDEKKIDSLESMIPVNKFVIVAGSTHSNEEEIILRAIDKIGIKDNVYIVIVPRNIERGEDIKNTASKLGYNLPLYTDYDRSSEDGIIINTIGELLNWYKLSDLVIMGGTFIGNMGGHNILEAIYFKKAVIVGRYMYNFIEIYEYMKESVFNCKDKENLPEVIKLAYENKELREKLANNAYELLIQNNGASKKTMEFIDKYNGIVY from the coding sequence ATGCAGTTATTTCTTCTTTATATATATTTTATTTTTGGATATATTGCTTATCCTTTTATTTTTATAGCTTTTTCTATTATGATGTTTTTTAATAAACCTATAAGAAAAGGTGCTTTATCGAGATTAGGTTTTATTTACCCTAAAGAAAATAAAAAGAATGCTGTGTGGATTCATGCTGTGAGTGTGGGGGAGATAGTTGCTGTTAGAGAGATGGTGTTTACTTTAATTGAGAGGGGATATACTGTTTATTTATCTACAACTACTGTCGGAGGATATGATATTGCTAAAAAAAATTATGGCGACAAAGTAGAGCTTTTTTATTTAACTTTAGATTATCCTCATATGATTAACAAGCTTATAAATTTAATATCTCCAGAATATGTGATGATAGCTGAAATTGAGATATGGCCTACTATGATATATATGCTTCATAAGAGGCTCATACCTATATTTTTAATCAATGGAAGAATTGGCAAAAAAGAGCTTAAAGGATATAAAAACTTTCAATTTTTCTTTAAGCCTTATTTTAATATGTATGCCAAAATACTTGCACAAAGCAATATTGATATGCAAAACATGATTACTATAGGTATGCCTAAAAAATTAATATCTGTTACTGGTAATTTAAAATATGATATTAATTATAGTGTAGATGAAAAAAAGATAGACAGTTTAGAGAGTATGATACCTGTAAATAAATTTGTAATAGTTGCAGGAAGTACGCATAGTAATGAAGAAGAAATTATATTAAGAGCTATAGATAAAATAGGTATAAAAGATAATGTATATATTGTAATAGTGCCAAGAAACATAGAGAGAGGAGAAGATATTAAAAACACAGCTTCAAAGTTAGGATATAATTTACCTCTTTATACTGATTATGATAGAAGTTCTGAAGACGGTATTATTATAAACACAATAGGGGAACTTCTTAATTGGTATAAACTTTCTGACCTTGTTATAATGGGAGGCACTTTTATTGGTAATATGGGCGGGCATAATATACTTGAAGCTATTTATTTTAAAAAGGCTGTGATAGTTGGAAGGTATATGTATAACTTTATAGAGATTTACGAATATATGAAAGAGAGTGTTTTTAATTGTAAAGATAAAGAAAATCTTCCAGAAGTTATAAAACTTGCATACGAAAATAAAGAGCTTAGAGAAAAATTAGCAAATAATGCCTATGAACTTCTAATACAAAATAACGGTGCTAGTAAAAAAACTATGGAGTTTATAGATAAATATAACGGCATAGTTTATTAA
- a CDS encoding MFS transporter — MPNTLFIIMILYWFSLYTYIPFQVPYLYALNVTPSIVGIILGLYGASQMILRFPFGIISDYFGKYKIFIVLGSLLSAISCIIKIVYPSANGFLIGNILTGVAASTWLMYMVLYYSYFDRSKEHMAASKCLVANVIGMFLGFLFATIFYQKFGMNLMLIAAAFAGFAATILALFLKEDKREKKSNIKDLILVIKNKRLLFFSVLSIIEQGIHMAASVSFTLNRIKELGGASYLVGIASLLNMFFAIVSAYIASTSFASKRGSKFYVPSSFVLLGLYCVSVILTKNIFVIVASQILSGLSIGMLASYLTSEALIEVDRDKKSSAMGFYQTAYSIGIFIYPIITGKIVEMYSIEIAYIFLTASAVICAFVALLYYRKVKTN, encoded by the coding sequence ATGCCTAATACTCTTTTTATAATAATGATACTATACTGGTTTTCTTTATATACTTACATACCTTTTCAAGTACCATATTTATATGCTCTAAATGTAACACCATCTATAGTAGGTATAATACTTGGGCTTTATGGTGCTTCACAGATGATACTTAGATTTCCTTTCGGTATAATAAGTGATTATTTTGGCAAGTATAAAATTTTTATAGTACTCGGTTCATTACTATCTGCTATTTCTTGTATTATAAAAATAGTTTATCCTAGTGCTAATGGTTTTTTGATTGGTAATATATTAACAGGCGTTGCTGCTTCTACTTGGCTTATGTATATGGTTTTGTATTATTCTTATTTTGACAGAAGCAAAGAACATATGGCTGCTAGTAAATGTTTGGTTGCTAATGTTATAGGAATGTTTTTAGGATTTTTGTTTGCCACTATATTTTATCAAAAGTTTGGAATGAACCTTATGCTTATTGCTGCAGCTTTCGCTGGTTTTGCTGCAACTATATTGGCACTATTCTTAAAAGAAGATAAAAGAGAGAAAAAAAGCAATATAAAAGATTTAATATTAGTTATAAAAAACAAGAGATTATTATTTTTCTCAGTGTTAAGCATAATAGAGCAAGGCATACATATGGCTGCATCTGTGTCATTTACTCTAAACAGAATAAAAGAACTGGGAGGTGCATCATACCTTGTTGGAATAGCATCACTGCTTAACATGTTTTTTGCAATAGTGAGTGCATATATAGCAAGCACTTCATTTGCAAGCAAAAGAGGCTCTAAATTTTATGTTCCATCTTCTTTTGTACTTTTAGGTTTATATTGTGTATCTGTAATACTCACAAAAAATATATTTGTAATAGTAGCTTCTCAAATACTCTCAGGATTATCAATAGGAATGCTCGCATCATATCTTACAAGCGAGGCACTTATAGAAGTAGATAGAGATAAAAAATCTTCTGCTATGGGTTTTTATCAAACGGCTTATTCAATAGGAATATTTATTTACCCTATCATAACAGGTAAAATAGTGGAAATGTATTCTATAGAGATAGCATATATATTTTTAACTGCTAGTGCTGTAATATGTGCATTTGTAGCTTTATTATATTATAGGAAAGTAAAAACAAATTAA
- the ruvA gene encoding Holliday junction branch migration protein RuvA, which produces MFAFIEGKVCTISEGIIALLCSNGVAYEIIVSKKLNVNNDDNIRLYTQLIHKEDSMTLYGFKTREEKKMFNTLMSASGVGAKLAMEVLSTYSIDEIMHILFNKDINMLKKVQGMGVKKAEKLLFEIRDKIEKIDINISSSKISYNENESDVIKALISLGFSNNEAVKALSNIENKENKTTEDLISLALRNLSSI; this is translated from the coding sequence ATGTTTGCTTTTATAGAAGGTAAAGTTTGCACGATATCAGAGGGAATCATTGCTCTTTTATGTTCTAATGGGGTGGCTTATGAGATTATAGTATCAAAAAAACTAAACGTTAATAATGATGATAATATAAGGCTATACACTCAATTAATACATAAAGAAGATTCTATGACGCTTTATGGTTTTAAAACAAGAGAAGAGAAAAAGATGTTTAATACTTTAATGTCTGCCTCTGGTGTTGGGGCAAAACTTGCAATGGAAGTTCTCTCTACATATTCAATAGATGAAATAATGCATATACTATTTAATAAAGATATTAATATGCTTAAAAAAGTTCAGGGAATGGGTGTAAAAAAGGCTGAAAAACTTTTGTTTGAAATTAGAGATAAAATAGAAAAGATAGACATAAATATTTCTTCTTCTAAAATATCATATAATGAAAATGAAAGCGATGTAATAAAAGCTCTTATATCATTAGGCTTTTCAAATAATGAAGCTGTAAAAGCATTGTCAAACATAGAAAACAAAGAAAATAAAACAACAGAAGATTTAATTAGCTTAGCATTAAGAAACTTAAGCAGCATATAA
- a CDS encoding heavy-metal-associated domain-containing protein has product MKNITIKIKGMGCQNCVKAVTEELTALDGINKVNVSLENACAEVEYDESKVTTDKMLEVIKELEYEPSL; this is encoded by the coding sequence ATGAAAAATATTACTATTAAAATTAAAGGAATGGGCTGTCAAAATTGCGTTAAGGCTGTTACTGAAGAGCTTACTGCTTTAGACGGTATAAACAAAGTTAATGTGAGTTTAGAAAATGCTTGTGCTGAAGTAGAATATGATGAAAGCAAAGTTACTACAGATAAAATGCTTGAAGTAATTAAAGAATTAGAATACGAGCCTAGTTTATAA
- a CDS encoding immunity 17 family protein has protein sequence MNNPISDLYIKFMESVEPYIKKFPYLFLILAGLLFVLAAIFNWKWLLNPNGKNFKVCIYEMFGEMGVRIITGISGFIMIICSLILWIFSV, from the coding sequence ATGAATAATCCTATAAGCGATTTATATATAAAATTTATGGAGTCCGTAGAGCCTTATATAAAAAAATTTCCTTATTTATTTCTAATATTAGCAGGACTATTATTTGTTTTAGCTGCAATTTTTAATTGGAAGTGGCTTTTAAATCCAAATGGTAAAAATTTTAAGGTTTGTATATATGAGATGTTTGGAGAAATGGGAGTTAGAATAATTACAGGTATTTCAGGATTTATAATGATAATATGCAGCTTGATTTTATGGATATTCTCAGTTTAA